A stretch of DNA from Plasmodium relictum strain SGS1 genome assembly, contig: PRELSG_99_v1_22, whole genome shotgun sequence:
CTAATGCCTTCTTATTCATTTCTTCTGATAAATCATAATCACTTtcatattcatataattcttcatctttcaataaaaattttattctttctattaaataagaaattttttcggtgtaaattataattttattgttttcactattattatcattttctaaTTCACCTATATTAGTAACTTTATGCTTAATTTCTTCATAAATTTCATTAactttctttatatattctaaGTCTGAGAATTCAATGCTATgcaaattttcttttttttcccttAAAAAATCTTCAATTTCCTTTAACTTACTCTTGATGCTTAAAAACTTCTCTTTTTGATCTTCTACAATAGTTTTATGGGAATCTGCTAtctcaatatatttttcagaAATTTTCtccatttcttttaatttactatcattaatatttctaaaaatttcatttatatatatcttttctTTTTGGAATTTTTCATAGATATCTTTCAGTTCCTGTATGTATTCATCCACTTTATTTAcatctttattttcattcattgttaaaaacaatttttgtATAGCAATGGACATTTTTATTGCTTCTTCTTTCTTTACTTTAAACTCCAAAATTTTACTTGCATTTTCAACGTTGTTCGATTTATACCCATTTAGGATATCtctattataaattttatttaatatactaATATCATTAGTTATTGAATCACaacaatttttaatatattgtaTACATGATGCAAcatctttttgttttttctctATTATTAGCACATCTTTTGATACTTCCACATTAACACTTGTAATAATCACCGATTGAAAAGATAATTTATAGTTTATTCCTAACTCTAGTAATTCATCAAATGACCTATCTATTTCTAAAACATTgctatatttattatttacttcATTTATAATCTTATCAATGTTGCATTTTACTTCCTCTAATATTTTGCTAGCAGATTCATCTCTTTTTGATGCTTCAATGCGTTTTTCTAAATCATTTAAACTAAATTTACTATCGTCAAGTTCactttttattacatttataCTTAATTCTCTATCTATTTCACTTAATTTCGCCGTGTAAGCATTTGAAAGACCTTTTAAATTCTCATAATCTTTatcaattttaaaaattacgTCATAGTTTTTATCATTTACccttatactttttattttttcatatttattaagtGAAGCCTGTATCATGGGGAAAATTTCAtcaattttctttattgttcccttaatttttttttttaattcatctcTTAATTTTACTTCTTTGTAAATACTTTCAGCTCTTATTAAAATGCTTTGACTCTCTCTTACTTTTTCATCTACATCACCCAAATTTTcttgtatttttaaaataatatcttttgtaTTCTTTAAACTTTCATAATTTTCCAATTCTGATACAGTTTCCATATTCATATCTATAAAATTTACTGCTTTATCCATATTACTATAAATTAAGTCTATTTCATCtttataagaataatatGTTATTTTACTTTGTCTTATT
This window harbors:
- a CDS encoding reticulocyte binding protein, putative; the encoded protein is EKQKEEMEKLINIINNIKKNETLKLILYMKKELDKVNEKAEEEYSRMKMNIEYIKRNVESIKNSDSVSSALNELNNTKGKDREIRQSKITYYSYKDEIDLIYSNMDKAVNFIDMNMETVSELENYESLKNTKDIILKIQENLGDVDEKVRESQSILIRAESIYKEVKLRDELKKKIKGTIKKIDEIFPMIQASLNKYEKIKSIRVNDKNYDVIFKIDKDYENLKGLSNAYTAKLSEIDRELSINVIKSELDDSKFSLNDLEKRIEASKRDESASKILEEVKCNIDKIINEVNNKYSNVLEIDRSFDELLELGINYKLSFQSVIITSVNVEVSKDVLIIEKKQKDVASCIQYIKNCCDSITNDISILNKIYNRDILNGYKSNNVENASKILEFKVKKEEAIKMSIAIQKLFLTMNENKDVNKVDEYIQELKDIYEKFQKEKIYINEIFRNINDSKLKEMEKISEKYIEIADSHKTIVEDQKEKFLSIKSKLKEIEDFLREKKENLHSIEFSDLEYIKKVNEIYEEIKHKVTNIGELENDNNSENNKIIIYTEKISYLIERIKFLLKDEELYEYESDYDLSEEMNKKALDEVNNYITRIKEKRNKSKTILKDIEVNVGKNKDIFVENKNTLLSIYSIIKSINEIREGYQRKAIEHDKKNKIRDNIDKTIKKEDENISINNDIGKTSLRDDKNIELNENGNHNGNKGSDEKNNRKEENKFGSAKVKLSGGILCGLLISSCVIITTLYKSKSV